One genomic region from Candidatus Nitrosopumilus koreensis AR1 encodes:
- a CDS encoding DNA-binding protein — protein sequence MSEEDSELERLKAKRLAEMQKNLVSRQDSQKPSDPPKPAENPRDILVKVLGFRGLEVLQNAESQFPNETKMIVQKLSELIKSGELNETLDGGKLLALFRAVGLHIRMETKINIEQDGKFVSLTDKLSKQSSENDD from the coding sequence TTGAGCGAAGAAGATTCAGAACTTGAGAGACTAAAAGCAAAGCGATTGGCAGAGATGCAAAAAAATCTTGTATCCAGACAAGATTCTCAAAAACCATCTGACCCGCCTAAACCTGCTGAAAACCCCCGAGACATACTAGTCAAAGTTTTGGGATTTAGAGGATTGGAAGTTTTGCAAAATGCAGAATCTCAATTTCCAAATGAAACTAAAATGATTGTACAAAAATTATCTGAGTTGATAAAGTCAGGCGAACTAAACGAAACACTTGATGGTGGAAAACTCTTGGCACTGTTTAGAGCAGTTGGACTACACATCAGAATGGAAACTAAAATCAATATTGAGCAAGACGGCAAGTTTGTATCATTAACTGATAAACTTAGTAAACAATCATCTGAGAATGATGACTAA
- a CDS encoding RtcB family protein, whose protein sequence is MSSTTPKKIGENQYQIDADSNLGMKVPVKIYANEALLEKMLSDRTIMQARNVSSIPGIVGHSVVLPDGHEGYGFPVGGVAAMDAEEGMISPGGVGYDINCGVRLLRSNLTEQTVRSKLKELVTDLFSSIPSGVGSKGAVKLSHSELDEVLVKGVNWAIDHGYGSSNDSDVCEENGQIQNADPNKVSDKARKRGAPQLGSLGSGNHFLEIQKVTEIHDEEAAAKMGIKEGTITVLIHCGSRGFGHQVCSDYLRVSEQAMGKYGIDLPDRELACVPNSSEEGESYRKAMFAALNFAWSNRQMITHWTRKSFERVFNQTESDLDMKLVYDVAHNIAKVEKHKVNGEERKLVVHRKGATRAFPANRDEIPLKYRHLGQPVLVPGSMGTSSWILLGKPNSMNLSFGSTAHGAGRTMSRSKARRNYTENDVKKSLNDKGIFIKALTRDGVVEETPQAYKDVDAVVDVSHNLGIATKVAKLVPIGVIKG, encoded by the coding sequence ATGTCTTCTACAACTCCAAAAAAAATTGGAGAAAACCAATACCAAATCGATGCTGATTCTAATTTGGGTATGAAAGTACCTGTGAAAATCTATGCTAATGAGGCATTGCTTGAGAAGATGCTTTCTGATAGAACCATTATGCAAGCACGTAACGTCTCTTCAATTCCTGGAATTGTGGGGCATAGTGTTGTTTTACCTGATGGTCATGAAGGATATGGTTTTCCTGTTGGTGGCGTTGCAGCTATGGATGCTGAAGAAGGAATGATCAGTCCTGGCGGTGTGGGTTATGATATTAACTGCGGAGTGCGATTATTGCGCTCAAATTTAACTGAACAAACGGTTCGCTCAAAATTAAAAGAACTAGTAACTGATCTTTTTAGCTCTATTCCATCAGGTGTTGGTTCTAAAGGTGCTGTTAAACTAAGTCATTCGGAACTTGATGAAGTTCTGGTGAAAGGTGTGAACTGGGCAATTGACCATGGTTATGGTTCTTCTAATGATTCAGATGTTTGTGAAGAGAATGGTCAGATTCAAAATGCTGATCCAAACAAAGTTTCTGATAAAGCAAGAAAAAGAGGAGCCCCACAACTTGGTAGTTTGGGTTCTGGAAATCACTTTCTTGAAATTCAAAAAGTTACAGAGATTCATGATGAAGAAGCAGCTGCTAAAATGGGAATCAAAGAAGGAACGATTACTGTTTTGATTCATTGTGGTTCAAGAGGATTTGGTCATCAGGTTTGCAGTGATTACCTAAGAGTTTCAGAACAGGCTATGGGAAAATATGGTATTGATCTGCCTGATAGAGAACTTGCATGTGTTCCTAATTCTTCTGAAGAGGGTGAGTCTTATAGAAAAGCAATGTTTGCAGCACTAAATTTTGCTTGGAGTAATAGACAAATGATTACTCATTGGACTAGAAAATCTTTTGAACGCGTGTTTAATCAAACAGAATCTGATCTTGACATGAAATTAGTTTATGATGTTGCACATAATATTGCAAAAGTAGAAAAACACAAAGTAAATGGCGAGGAAAGAAAGTTGGTTGTTCATAGAAAAGGGGCAACTAGAGCATTTCCTGCAAATAGAGATGAAATTCCATTAAAATATCGCCATTTGGGTCAACCTGTCTTGGTACCTGGTTCTATGGGAACTTCCAGTTGGATTCTGCTTGGAAAACCAAATTCAATGAATCTTAGCTTTGGTTCTACTGCCCATGGTGCTGGAAGAACAATGTCTCGTTCCAAGGCAAGACGAAATTATACTGAAAATGATGTTAAAAAATCTCTAAACGACAAGGGAATTTTTATCAAGGCGTTGACCCGAGATGGAGTTGTGGAAGAGACACCCCAAGCCTACAAAGATGTTGATGCGGTAGTTGATGTTTCTCACAATCTAGGAATTGCCACCAAAGTGGCAAAATTAGTGCCTATAGGTGTGATTAAAGGTTGA
- the purB gene encoding adenylosuccinate lyase has protein sequence MGMIPKAVGKKILNAATSGKITAKRIKQLEAKSDHDTAALVESLSEKCTKDARPWIHYGLTSNDLVDTSNSMQMRDALQIIEPKVAKMASILAKKAAKHSKIPAVGRTHGQHASIISFGLKFANWAAEMAKHVERIEEIKKRILICKTLGVVGTGSLMGAKSLEVQRRAAKRLKLFPAEVTTQVVPRERYAEYVFELALIGATLEKIAIEIRNLQRTEIGEVAEQFKKGQMGSSAVPVKRNPIKSERVSSLSKLVRSQVAVSFENIPLWHERDLSNSANERFVIPTVSILVDEMLETMTKIISNLMVNEKRIVENLYITKGQIFAEFVLEALIKKGVPRFVAYRDVQRVAFEANDKGIFYKDAIKNDKAFSSKLTEKEIDAIFSPEKHLGASPAIISNVQKSVQKTVKKFI, from the coding sequence ATTGGCATGATTCCAAAAGCAGTAGGTAAAAAAATTCTCAACGCTGCTACATCAGGCAAGATTACTGCAAAAAGAATCAAACAACTAGAAGCTAAGAGTGATCACGATACTGCAGCACTAGTAGAATCACTAAGTGAAAAATGTACAAAAGATGCCAGACCATGGATTCATTATGGATTGACAAGTAATGATTTGGTCGATACAAGCAATTCAATGCAGATGCGAGATGCATTACAAATTATTGAACCAAAGGTTGCAAAGATGGCATCAATTCTTGCAAAAAAAGCTGCAAAGCATTCAAAGATTCCAGCAGTTGGAAGAACACATGGACAACATGCAAGCATCATTTCATTTGGTTTGAAATTTGCAAATTGGGCTGCAGAGATGGCAAAACATGTAGAGAGAATTGAAGAGATTAAGAAAAGAATTTTGATTTGTAAAACATTAGGTGTTGTTGGGACAGGTTCGTTAATGGGTGCAAAATCACTTGAAGTACAACGAAGAGCTGCAAAACGATTAAAATTATTCCCAGCAGAAGTTACAACACAGGTAGTTCCTAGAGAAAGATATGCAGAATATGTGTTTGAGTTGGCTTTGATTGGCGCGACTTTAGAAAAAATTGCAATAGAAATTAGAAATCTGCAGAGAACTGAGATTGGAGAAGTTGCAGAACAATTCAAAAAAGGACAGATGGGAAGTAGTGCAGTCCCTGTTAAAAGAAATCCAATCAAGAGTGAACGTGTATCATCATTATCTAAATTAGTAAGAAGTCAGGTTGCAGTATCTTTTGAAAACATTCCATTATGGCATGAACGTGATCTTTCAAATTCAGCAAACGAGAGATTTGTTATTCCTACAGTATCCATACTAGTAGATGAAATGTTAGAAACTATGACTAAAATTATTTCAAACTTGATGGTAAATGAAAAGAGAATTGTAGAAAATCTTTACATCACAAAGGGGCAGATATTTGCAGAATTTGTTTTAGAGGCACTAATCAAAAAAGGCGTGCCAAGATTTGTAGCATACAGAGATGTACAAAGAGTAGCATTTGAAGCAAATGACAAAGGAATATTCTACAAAGATGCAATCAAAAACGATAAAGCATTTTCATCAAAGCTAACTGAAAAGGAGATTGATGCCATATTTTCACCAGAGAAACATCTTGGAGCATCACCTGCAATTATTAGTAATGTACAAAAATCTGTTCAAAAAACAGTAAAAAAATTCATCTAG
- a CDS encoding asparagine synthase C-terminal domain-containing protein, translated as MDAKYQELFEKIKNSISQTVKENKIGIAFSGGVDSTLIAKICSDMNYDITLLTIGFSESHDILFAKQVNEQLNYPHHILEIDSETFPSISSTIHEKIKTDNLSWNENCIAFYYVSKLAKSLGLETVVTANGIDELFCGYNAYREAFSGGESKINEVMTSKLDNELKMMKAVNLIASEFNVQILQPLLSPEFIDFAKTIPISEKILDSEDLYRKHIIRKLASVIGVPELSCTKRKKALQYGSKIHKSLLKTR; from the coding sequence ATGGACGCTAAATACCAAGAGTTATTTGAAAAAATCAAAAATTCAATTTCTCAAACTGTAAAAGAAAACAAAATTGGAATTGCTTTTTCTGGAGGTGTTGATAGTACTCTAATTGCAAAAATTTGCTCAGACATGAACTATGATATTACTTTGCTTACTATTGGATTTTCTGAATCACATGACATCTTATTTGCAAAACAGGTCAATGAACAATTGAATTACCCTCATCATATATTAGAAATTGATTCAGAAACTTTCCCATCTATTTCGTCCACTATTCATGAAAAAATAAAAACTGATAATCTTTCATGGAACGAAAATTGTATTGCGTTTTATTATGTATCAAAACTTGCAAAAAGTTTGGGCCTTGAAACAGTAGTTACTGCAAACGGAATTGACGAGTTGTTTTGTGGCTATAATGCATATCGAGAAGCGTTTTCAGGAGGTGAATCAAAAATCAATGAAGTAATGACGTCAAAACTAGATAATGAATTAAAGATGATGAAGGCAGTAAATCTTATTGCATCTGAATTTAATGTACAAATCCTGCAACCACTGCTTTCTCCTGAGTTCATTGACTTTGCAAAAACTATTCCAATCTCTGAAAAAATTTTAGACTCTGAAGATTTGTACAGAAAACACATCATACGAAAATTGGCAAGTGTGATTGGTGTTCCTGAATTGTCTTGTACTAAAAGAAAGAAAGCACTACAATATGGTTCAAAAATTCACAAATCCCTTCTAAAGACTAGATGA
- a CDS encoding 4a-hydroxytetrahydrobiopterin dehydratase — MMKLSQEEIDDELKNLPGWSVVNEKLHREIEFDSFNQAFGFMTRAAMEIEKMNHHPEWFNVYNRITIDLMTHDAGGITKNDINLARILNSLV; from the coding sequence ATGATGAAACTATCACAAGAAGAAATTGATGACGAGTTGAAGAATTTGCCAGGATGGAGTGTGGTAAACGAGAAACTACACAGAGAAATTGAGTTTGATAGCTTCAATCAAGCATTTGGGTTTATGACTAGAGCCGCAATGGAGATTGAGAAGATGAATCACCACCCAGAGTGGTTTAACGTGTATAATAGAATAACAATAGACTTGATGACTCATGATGCAGGCGGCATCACAAAAAATGATATCAATCTGGCTCGAATCCTAAATTCTCTAGTTTGA
- a CDS encoding 6-pyruvoyl trahydropterin synthase family protein, protein MTTSPTVLDSDFKYIDKNGNLLRTRTELTVAQMLSFLDEEYHYNHKITLKNGNEVTVDFKTAKGLIEVIDNEEDIAKYKQIKEDFPDQKIMAIGHGKYVAQINELQDIVFYDKTPQTGSIFLDDGSFAFDYAHILPLVEKCSILHGHTSSVMVELVGQMKDNLLVDFGVAKRIVKEVLTAFDHKFFINRKYLKSEDDSHYVISFEGPKGMFELQVPKNTTYLLEGEATVENLSSELIKLLAPKMPANVEAVGVYIYEGYNKGSHIISNISR, encoded by the coding sequence ATGACAACAAGTCCCACAGTATTAGACTCTGATTTCAAGTATATTGATAAAAATGGAAATTTGCTGAGAACTCGAACAGAGCTAACAGTAGCGCAGATGCTTTCTTTTCTTGATGAAGAATACCACTACAATCACAAGATCACATTAAAAAATGGAAACGAGGTAACAGTTGATTTCAAAACTGCAAAAGGACTCATTGAGGTAATTGATAATGAGGAAGATATTGCAAAATACAAACAAATCAAAGAAGACTTTCCTGACCAAAAAATTATGGCAATTGGACATGGAAAATATGTTGCACAGATAAATGAATTACAAGATATCGTATTTTATGATAAAACACCTCAAACTGGTTCTATCTTTTTAGATGATGGATCATTTGCATTTGATTATGCACACATACTTCCACTAGTTGAGAAATGCTCCATTTTACATGGACACACATCATCAGTAATGGTAGAACTAGTTGGACAGATGAAAGACAATTTACTTGTAGACTTTGGAGTTGCAAAAAGAATCGTTAAAGAAGTTTTAACCGCATTTGATCACAAATTTTTCATTAACAGAAAATATCTAAAATCCGAAGACGACTCTCATTATGTAATTTCATTTGAGGGTCCTAAAGGAATGTTTGAATTGCAAGTTCCAAAGAATACAACTTATCTTTTAGAAGGAGAGGCAACTGTAGAGAATCTTTCAAGTGAACTTATCAAATTACTAGCACCAAAGATGCCAGCAAATGTTGAAGCAGTAGGTGTTTACATCTATGAGGGATACAACAAAGGATCTCATATCATCTCAAATATTTCAAGATAA
- a CDS encoding valine--tRNA ligase — MDPKITEKAWNPELEAQVLKKWQDSDIYKFTPTDDNYTIDTPPPYPSGRPWHIGAAAHYSQIDMIARTARMNGKNVYFPIGIDRNGLPVEFYTEKKHNIRMRETERGEFLDLCREALDDLEEEMVLIMTNLGLSGDLKNHYRTDSEEYRALTQSTFITLWKEGKIVLATRPNNYDWVSGTTIADAEIAYQDLQTKLVHMKFKIKDTDKEIIIASTRPELLCACRTIIVNPEDERYAPFVGSKVIVPITGAEVEIKTHHSAQQDFGSGAVMVCSYGDQNDVALFREMELEEIVAIGLDGRMTEAAGAYAGLKPKQAREKIIEDLESNGFVEKIEEINHRTPISERSKIPIEIIPMEEYYLKQKDSVEKMRKLGSEITFYPSMHKQILMNWLDSISIDWPISRRRYYGTEIPIWYCSSCNEPHVPEPGKYYQPWKEKCPIEKCTKCGNGEFTGEDRTFDTWMDSSVSPLFVSKYHKDKEFFDKVYPTSIRPQAKDIVRTWLYYTLLRCDMLTGKKPWTEAWIMGYGLDEKGMKMSKSKGNAIDPLPVIEKFGADTFRFWSASEINHGYDFRCNEQKIESTKKFLSKLWNVSRFLSSFPVIKDAKPTTVDKWILSELNNLIKDCKKGYDQYNFFVPAIAIREFTWNLFAAHYIEMVKKRAYGEGFSEEERDAAIYTLHKTLSTILKLLAPITPFITEHLWQTLYSETSIHTERQVEAEEVEDYSKITEEVVQFNSKVWNEKKAKELSLRDSIATEIPESLSEFKKDLQSMHNLE; from the coding sequence ATGGACCCAAAAATTACTGAAAAGGCATGGAATCCAGAGTTAGAAGCACAGGTTCTAAAAAAATGGCAGGATTCAGACATTTACAAATTCACTCCCACTGATGATAACTACACCATAGATACACCACCTCCATACCCATCAGGCAGGCCTTGGCACATTGGAGCTGCTGCTCACTACTCCCAGATAGATATGATTGCAAGAACAGCACGAATGAATGGAAAAAATGTCTATTTTCCAATTGGTATTGACAGAAATGGATTACCTGTAGAGTTCTACACTGAGAAAAAACACAACATAAGAATGAGAGAAACAGAACGCGGCGAGTTCTTGGATTTGTGCAGAGAGGCACTTGATGACTTGGAAGAAGAGATGGTACTGATTATGACAAATCTTGGTTTGAGTGGAGACTTGAAGAATCATTACAGAACAGATTCAGAAGAATATCGTGCATTAACACAATCCACATTTATCACACTATGGAAAGAGGGAAAAATCGTTCTTGCTACTAGACCAAACAACTACGATTGGGTTTCAGGAACTACAATTGCAGATGCTGAAATTGCATACCAAGACTTGCAGACAAAGCTAGTCCACATGAAATTCAAGATAAAAGATACTGATAAAGAAATCATCATTGCAAGTACAAGGCCAGAACTACTTTGTGCATGTCGTACCATTATAGTCAATCCAGAAGATGAAAGATATGCTCCATTTGTTGGTAGTAAGGTAATAGTTCCAATTACTGGTGCAGAAGTGGAAATCAAAACTCATCATTCAGCTCAGCAAGACTTTGGTTCAGGAGCTGTAATGGTTTGTAGTTATGGTGACCAAAACGATGTTGCGTTGTTTAGGGAAATGGAACTAGAAGAGATTGTTGCAATTGGACTAGATGGAAGGATGACTGAAGCTGCAGGAGCATATGCAGGCCTTAAACCAAAACAAGCAAGAGAAAAAATTATTGAAGATTTAGAATCAAATGGATTTGTAGAGAAAATTGAAGAGATTAATCACAGAACTCCAATTTCAGAAAGAAGCAAGATTCCAATTGAGATTATTCCAATGGAGGAATACTATCTCAAACAGAAAGATTCTGTTGAAAAAATGCGAAAATTAGGCTCAGAAATTACGTTTTACCCTTCTATGCACAAGCAAATTTTGATGAATTGGCTTGATTCAATTTCAATTGACTGGCCAATTTCAAGACGAAGATACTATGGAACAGAGATTCCTATCTGGTATTGCTCTAGTTGTAATGAGCCACATGTTCCTGAACCAGGAAAATATTATCAACCATGGAAGGAGAAGTGTCCAATTGAAAAATGTACAAAATGTGGAAATGGTGAATTTACTGGAGAAGATAGAACATTTGATACATGGATGGACTCTAGTGTTTCACCACTGTTTGTCTCAAAGTATCACAAGGATAAAGAATTCTTTGATAAAGTGTATCCAACATCAATTAGGCCACAAGCAAAAGATATTGTAAGAACTTGGTTGTACTATACACTTTTGCGTTGTGATATGTTAACTGGCAAAAAACCATGGACTGAAGCTTGGATTATGGGTTATGGTCTTGATGAAAAAGGGATGAAGATGAGCAAAAGCAAGGGAAATGCAATTGATCCACTTCCAGTAATTGAAAAGTTTGGTGCTGACACTTTTAGATTCTGGAGTGCTAGTGAAATTAATCACGGTTATGACTTTAGATGCAATGAACAAAAAATAGAATCAACAAAGAAATTTTTGAGCAAGCTATGGAATGTCTCCAGATTCTTGTCTAGCTTTCCTGTAATCAAAGATGCAAAACCTACAACTGTTGACAAGTGGATTTTATCAGAACTAAACAACTTGATTAAGGATTGTAAGAAAGGATATGACCAATACAATTTCTTTGTTCCAGCAATTGCAATTAGAGAATTCACATGGAATCTTTTTGCAGCTCACTACATTGAGATGGTCAAAAAACGTGCCTACGGGGAAGGATTTTCAGAAGAAGAAAGAGATGCTGCAATTTACACCCTACACAAGACACTCTCAACAATTCTAAAACTATTAGCACCAATCACTCCATTTATCACAGAACATCTCTGGCAGACACTATACTCTGAGACTAGCATCCACACAGAAAGACAAGTGGAAGCAGAAGAAGTAGAGGACTATTCCAAAATAACAGAAGAGGTTGTTCAGTTCAACTCTAAGGTCTGGAATGAGAAAAAGGCAAAGGAGTTGTCATTGCGTGACTCTATTGCAACTGAGATTCCTGAGAGTTTGTCAGAATTTAAGAAAGATTTGCAGTCAATGCATAATTTAGAATAA
- a CDS encoding tetratricopeptide repeat protein, translating into MSDTIESLIKNGQTLMNLGNPKDALIIYDKVLAQDPNHIQALLKKGHILGQLARYEQAIIQYDNVLLQEKNLLALLNKGLAHHYLGQCDIAIDCYDKVLKEKPNNPTTLYNKASSFIKSGKIQEGIKLLSDVIKLDFSFKEKAKFDIEFEGIRKLNEFKAITV; encoded by the coding sequence ATGTCTGATACAATTGAATCTCTGATAAAAAATGGTCAGACATTGATGAATCTAGGTAATCCAAAAGATGCACTGATAATTTATGATAAAGTCCTTGCACAAGATCCAAACCATATCCAAGCCTTGCTAAAAAAAGGGCATATCTTAGGACAGCTTGCCAGATACGAGCAAGCAATTATCCAATACGATAATGTTCTTTTACAAGAAAAAAATCTCTTGGCGTTACTTAACAAAGGATTGGCTCACCATTATCTGGGACAATGTGATATTGCTATAGATTGTTATGATAAAGTTCTAAAAGAAAAACCTAACAACCCAACTACGCTTTACAACAAAGCATCATCTTTTATCAAATCTGGAAAAATTCAAGAGGGAATAAAGCTTCTATCTGATGTTATAAAATTAGATTTTTCATTCAAAGAAAAAGCTAAATTTGATATAGAATTTGAAGGAATAAGAAAACTCAATGAATTCAAAGCAATTACAGTTTAA
- a CDS encoding PEFG-CTERM sorting domain-containing protein: MATKKNPGQKILCFSILLVTIFAVANFHTFAFAEETVSSKAELSIGANHLGSMIETQTVSEDGSVWIFVTASEPVEREHMTINVRFTDKNGKELVDVNYDILASQNNEVILYETMINQQMGIRNHLTQALPSNDNVSITITLHHVGSSSMIISNGESIDVNIVPEFGTIAMMILVVSITSVIVIGAKNKMVFKSFTSS; this comes from the coding sequence ATGGCAACAAAAAAGAATCCAGGACAAAAAATTTTATGCTTTTCAATATTACTTGTAACAATATTTGCTGTTGCAAATTTTCACACATTTGCATTTGCAGAAGAGACAGTTAGTTCAAAAGCTGAATTGAGTATTGGTGCAAATCATCTTGGCTCTATGATAGAAACTCAGACTGTTTCTGAAGATGGGTCTGTTTGGATATTTGTTACAGCTTCAGAACCTGTAGAGCGTGAACACATGACAATTAATGTAAGGTTTACTGATAAGAATGGAAAAGAATTAGTCGATGTAAACTATGATATTTTAGCATCTCAAAATAATGAAGTCATTTTGTACGAAACAATGATAAATCAACAAATGGGTATTCGTAACCATCTTACACAAGCATTACCTAGTAATGATAATGTGAGTATTACTATCACATTACACCATGTTGGAAGTAGTTCCATGATTATATCTAATGGAGAATCTATTGACGTTAACATAGTTCCTGAATTTGGGACAATTGCAATGATGATCCTAGTTGTTTCAATCACAAGTGTAATTGTAATTGGTGCCAAAAACAAAATGGTGTTCAAATCATTTACCTCAAGTTAA
- a CDS encoding thermonuclease family protein — protein MNKAIPLVIGIAVIALGVFALSNPNSENKETYSQDISTKPDVSSQCLGTARCISGIVTSVIDGDTIKVDGQSIRFALVDAPELKYDGGQASSFVEELCPVGSAVVVDQDDNQLQDKYGRILGVIHCNGMNLNQEVLDSGLGDLYSAFCDQSEFSTQPWALKHGCGTFENEPTTQQTTNCDPSYPDFCIPSSSPDLDCGDISQKRFTVLQPDPHRLDADKDGIGCES, from the coding sequence GTGAACAAAGCAATACCTCTAGTAATTGGAATTGCAGTTATTGCACTTGGAGTTTTTGCATTATCGAATCCAAACTCTGAAAATAAAGAGACGTACTCTCAAGATATTTCTACCAAACCTGACGTTTCATCTCAATGTTTGGGTACTGCTAGATGCATTTCTGGAATTGTAACTTCAGTAATTGACGGGGATACAATCAAAGTGGATGGGCAATCTATCCGATTTGCATTAGTTGATGCTCCTGAATTAAAATATGATGGTGGGCAAGCTAGCAGCTTTGTTGAAGAGCTTTGTCCAGTTGGTTCTGCAGTTGTAGTTGACCAAGATGATAACCAGCTTCAAGACAAATACGGTAGAATTTTGGGAGTGATTCATTGTAATGGTATGAATCTAAACCAAGAGGTACTTGATTCAGGTCTTGGAGACCTTTATTCAGCATTTTGTGATCAAAGCGAATTTTCTACTCAACCATGGGCACTAAAACATGGATGTGGTACTTTTGAAAATGAACCAACCACCCAACAAACTACAAACTGTGATCCATCGTATCCTGATTTCTGTATACCTTCCTCTTCACCTGATTTGGATTGTGGAGATATATCCCAAAAGAGGTTCACAGTGTTACAACCTGATCCACATAGACTTGATGCAGACAAAGATGGGATAGGTTGTGAATCCTAA
- the pdxT gene encoding pyridoxal 5'-phosphate synthase glutaminase subunit PdxT, whose amino-acid sequence MSAKIGILAIQGDVAENVSSLVASIADLNQDATVHVVKTPDEISQMDGLVIPGGESTTIGQLSLVNGSQKVIKQKVESGMPVLGICAGMILLANNASDRVVGKTEQPLFDFLDIELERNSFGRQRESFEANISMDSIGIPSYNGVFIRAPAISSTSGDIEVLAKFNEKIVAIKKGNIIGTSFHPELTDDLAVHKYFVNLVKDSKN is encoded by the coding sequence ATGAGTGCCAAAATTGGTATTCTAGCAATACAAGGTGATGTTGCTGAAAATGTATCTTCTTTGGTGGCATCAATTGCTGACCTAAACCAAGATGCAACCGTTCATGTTGTAAAAACTCCTGACGAAATATCTCAAATGGATGGACTAGTTATTCCTGGTGGTGAAAGTACTACCATTGGACAATTATCTCTAGTAAATGGCTCTCAAAAAGTAATCAAACAAAAAGTAGAATCTGGAATGCCTGTTTTAGGAATATGTGCAGGAATGATACTATTGGCAAACAATGCTAGTGATAGAGTTGTAGGAAAAACAGAGCAACCATTATTTGATTTTCTAGATATTGAACTTGAAAGAAACTCTTTTGGCAGACAACGAGAATCATTTGAAGCAAACATTTCAATGGATTCTATTGGAATTCCAAGTTACAACGGAGTCTTTATTCGTGCACCTGCAATCTCGTCTACATCTGGCGATATTGAAGTACTTGCAAAATTCAATGAAAAAATTGTTGCAATCAAAAAAGGCAACATAATTGGAACCTCTTTTCATCCTGAATTGACTGACGATTTGGCAGTTCACAAGTATTTTGTAAATCTAGTCAAAGATTCAAAAAATTAA